Part of the Candidatus Binatia bacterium genome is shown below.
TGACATACAGTTGATTGAACTCTTCCTGGTAGCGCATCCACGGCCGCGTTTCTTCGCTGTGAATGGCGACGACGCAGAGCAGCAGGAAGGCTGGACTCAGGATCGCCAGTGCCAGGCGCATGCCAGGCGTGCCACGCATCATTTGCACTCTCTCCCCTCAGCCGCTCCCATGCGGGACGACGGCAATACCTTCGGCCACCATGCCAAGGTGGTCATATGTTGAACCAGGGCGTGATCAGGACGTACCTCACACGCAACGCCAGTCGCAGGAAAATCTTCACCGGCACGCCGTACATGATCAGCGCGAGTAGCATGGCCGTCATGTACCGCGTTCGGCCCAGACCGCTGTACAGCCACGGCCAGCGGCGGGTGGGAACCCAAAGGCCCAGCCCGAAATACGCCAGGAGCAGAGGCAGGCCGACCCACCAGGGGAAACTCCACAGGTGCTCCTCGGCACTTTGCGGCAGAGCCCAGTCTTGCCAGGGCCAATAGAACTGCCAGTTCGGACCGCGCAGGAACTGACCGATGGCAATCAGCACCCACCAGAGGCCGAACCCGAAGAGGAAATGACTGATCGCGAGCCGGCGAACGCTGAAGGTGTACAGGCCGGTGCCGTTACGGCTGGTGTCGATATACGGGATCGCCATCAGCCCGACGATGATGAGCGTCGGCATCGCCACACCGGCAACCCAGGGATCGAAGTAGACCAGCAACTCCTGCAGGCCGACGAAATACCAGGGCGCCTTGGCGGGGTTCTCCGTCTTGCCCGGATTCGCCTCCGGGAGCAACGGCGCGTTGATCGCCAGGGACCAGATCATCAGCCCCACCGAGATCAACACTGCGGAAAGGAATTCTTTGAACACCAGGTAGGGAAACACCGCGACCTGGTCGCCCTTCATCCCAGGCAGCGATTCGGGACCAGCGTCGATTCGGGGGGTGGTTTCCGCTCCTTGTTTCATATTCAGGTTCAGACCCTCGGCCATGGACTGCGGACCTTCCGGTTACAGTGACCGCGAGATGCCGCCGTCCTTCCGCACCCGCCAGAAGTGCGCCATCATCAGCACCACAGCAATCAGCGGAAAACCCACGCAGTGCAGCACATAGAAACGCAATAAGGCATTCGATCCGACCCTCACGTCGCCCAGCAGCAAAAAACGGGCATCGTTCGCCTGCGTGATGCCCAGGAGACTGTGGAACGGCCCTTCCGCTCCGACGAACGGAGTCGCCGCCGCCATGTTGGTGCCGACGGTGACCGCCCAGAAGGCGAGTTGGTCCCACGGCAGCAAGTAGCCGGTGAAGCTGAGCAGCAAGGTCAGCACCAGCAGAATGACACCAATCGCCCAGTTGAATTCGCGCGGCGGCCGGTACGAGCCGGTCAGAAACACACGCAGCATGTGCAGCATCACCGTGACGACCATCAGATGCGCACCCCAGCGGTGCAGGTTCCGGAGTACGATGCCGAACTGGACGGCGTACTCGAGGGTTTTCATATCCACGTAGGCGTAGTCCGGCACCGGCCGGTAGTAGAACATCAGGAGCACGCCCGTGATGGTCTCGACCAGGAACAGAAAGAAGGTCAGGCCGCCGAGACAGAAGACGTAGTCGACCCGCAGTGCCCGGCGCGGGATACTGATGGGATGGAGATGCAGGAAGACGTTGCTGGTGACTTCGAGGGCACGATTGCGCACCGAATCGACATAGTCGTGACGAACGACGGAACGGTACAGCTGCGAGGCGGTGACCCACCTCACCAGACGCTGCAAACGATCGTTCATGCGCCCATCCTCACCAGCAACAGCCGAGGCTCAAAACGGGAGAATGCCATGCTGCTCCTCCCACTCGCTCGTCGGCAACATCACGATGGCGTCCCAGGGGCACCCCTCGAGAAACGTCTCCTCTGGCCCGCGGCTGATGCACTTTTTGCAGCCGATGCACTTCAGTGCGTCTACCCAGATGCGCCCATAGGGGAAGGCATCCTCTGCCGGCACGAGGATCATGCATTCCTCTACCGGACAGTAGAGCTGACAGACGGGGGCGCCGGCGCAGCCCGTACACAGGTCGGTGATCACGGCGAGCGACTTCGGCTTCTTGGCTCGCCGCCCAATGAACTTGCCGTCGGCACTTTTCTTTGAAGCAAGACGACCCGGGCTGGCGGCCTCACCGCCAATGCCGATGCCTGGGAGTTGCGAATCCATGCCCATCGGTGCTCCTGAACCCGTGACGCAGCTAGAGGCGGACGAACGCTCCGTCGACACCGAAGCGCTCGGGGCCGTAGATGATGCCGGTATCGACAACCAATTGGTTGTCCACATTCAGTTCAATGCGAAAGCGATCAAGCGGGCGGGGAGCGGGACCGGCAAAATTGACGCCATTGCTATGGTATTCACTCCCATGGCAAGGGCACTTGAAGATACGGAGGTCTCCGAACCAATTGATGGTACAACCAAGGTGGGCACAACGCGCTGACAGCGCGTAGACGCGGTCCCGCTCCCGCACGACGAAAAACCGTTGACTGGATTTCCAGCGCTCATCTACAAGGATCACACCGTAGGTATCGACGCTCTCCCCGCTGCCGAGGAACGCCTCCGGAGCGCCGAGGCGAAACGTGCTCGGTGGGCGAAAGACTACCCGAGGGTAGAAGAAGCTCACACTCTCAATCGCTCCGGTGCCGAGCACCAACGCAAAGGCACCCCAGCCGCTAACCGTCAGACCTCGGGACAGGAGTTCCCGTCGACTCATCTCGTTGATCTGCTGGAAAATGGCTGCGCTATCCATAGAGTTGGTCTGTCTGGGCTCTCCCTACCTAACGTTTGGTAGGGAGAGGATGACCATGATCAAGGATTGCCCTGATGATAGGCAGGATTCGGAATCAGTTGCAGTACGTTATCAACCTTGCGACAATACGTTTGCGCCTTCCATAGGGCATTTTTCTGGCCGTTTTGGGTATGGGGGCGATGGGAGATACCACATCATGAAAGCA
Proteins encoded:
- a CDS encoding 4Fe-4S ferredoxin yields the protein MDSQLPGIGIGGEAASPGRLASKKSADGKFIGRRAKKPKSLAVITDLCTGCAGAPVCQLYCPVEECMILVPAEDAFPYGRIWVDALKCIGCKKCISRGPEETFLEGCPWDAIVMLPTSEWEEQHGILPF
- a CDS encoding cytochrome b N-terminal domain-containing protein — translated: MNDRLQRLVRWVTASQLYRSVVRHDYVDSVRNRALEVTSNVFLHLHPISIPRRALRVDYVFCLGGLTFFLFLVETITGVLLMFYYRPVPDYAYVDMKTLEYAVQFGIVLRNLHRWGAHLMVVTVMLHMLRVFLTGSYRPPREFNWAIGVILLVLTLLLSFTGYLLPWDQLAFWAVTVGTNMAAATPFVGAEGPFHSLLGITQANDARFLLLGDVRVGSNALLRFYVLHCVGFPLIAVVLMMAHFWRVRKDGGISRSL
- a CDS encoding ubiquinol-cytochrome c reductase iron-sulfur subunit, with translation MDSAAIFQQINEMSRRELLSRGLTVSGWGAFALVLGTGAIESVSFFYPRVVFRPPSTFRLGAPEAFLGSGESVDTYGVILVDERWKSSQRFFVVRERDRVYALSARCAHLGCTINWFGDLRIFKCPCHGSEYHSNGVNFAGPAPRPLDRFRIELNVDNQLVVDTGIIYGPERFGVDGAFVRL